From the genome of Streptococcus oralis:
CTACATAAATGATAGTGCCATTTTTATCTTTGTGAATGTAACAACCAGGGCTGGTCGGCAAGAGCTCTAGTTTTGATTTGATCAAGTTATTCATAGTTCCATTATAGCAAAAAGGCCGTAACAGGACGAACAAAAAGCCCCACCAATCACTTGTTGGAGGAGCTTTGATTTCATTTCAGATTGCACCGACTTCATCTAGTCGCTACTGGTATAGAGTTCTTGAACAGCTGTCACATCCTGAGGCTGAATCCCATAATAGGAACCTGCTGGCTGCATGACAGAAGTTTCGTTGGTATGATCCAAACCGATGGCATGCCCCAGTTCGTGCTCCGCCGTGTGCACGATTCGTTCATAAGAATAACCATAGTTTGGATTGGATAGATAATAGTGATTCAGGCGAACCGTTACAGATATAAATTGATTGGTTAACAAATTGGTTTGACTCTCGGCTTGACCTGCTACAGCGGTCGATCCATCATTCATCTCACTTGCCACAATATCTGCCTGGCTAGGATCCGCAACCACCTCAAAGGTAAAGGCTCCCGTTTGATTCCAGTTTTTTATGGCTTCCGCATAGGCACCTTGGAAGGTTTCATCCATTTGAGGCTCAATATAGATGCGAGCTGAGGCTTGAGCCCACTTGCCTTCTGCATGTTGGTGACTGTCTGTCTGAGACAAGACTTCCAGCGTTCCCGTCTCCTTCCATTGATTCCAGCCACCTTGACCAATCTTGCTCATTTTTTCAACCTGATTGACCGCAGAATGAAAATCACCTGTCAGATACCAAACCACTCCAAAGGCAATGAGCAGTAGAATGACCACAGTCCAAACCAGACGCCAGAAGAAACGCCAAATTCCCAAAAGAAATCGGAAGAATAATCGAATAATCCAGAACATGACGCTCCACCTTTCATAAAAATAAGAACCTATCTTGAAATCACGTTCTCCTTGATCAAGATAGATTCTCTATTTTACTGAAGAAAGCTGAAAGAAACCTAAAACTAAGATAAGCGCTCTTCCAAAACAAAGTCAATTGGTAGAGTAGCCAAAAAACGTTCCAATTGTTTTTCCCAGTAGTACCACTCGTGCTTACCTGGACTATGACTATAGGTCACCTCAAAACCAAGCTTTTTGAGGTTTTTCACTGCGAGGTTATTGGCAGAGTAGAGATAGTCTTGCTCCCCACACCAAGCCCATAGTTTGGTCTTTTGATCGGACTCTGCAGCCATGCTTTCAAGCGAATGAGGACTAGCTGTCCAGTCTTTAATCTCTCCAAAAACTCCTCTCCAGTAGGCAAGCGATCCCAGATCCTGACTTTCAGGAGAAAATTCCTGAAAACTAAGCGCACCAGAAAAACTAGCCGCATGGGAAAAACGATTGGTTGCGAGAGCTAGTTTGAAGGAACCATATCCACCCATGGATAGGCCTGCTATGAAAGTTTTTTCTCGCTTGCTGGTCATATTGGGGAAGAAACGTTTCATGACCTGAGGTAACTCTTCTGCTAGAGCAGTATAGTAGTTATAGCCATACTGAGTATCTGTGTACCAGCCATTGCTAGTATTGGGCATGATAACAATGAGATTGGTTCCACGCAACAAGCGCTCGACATTGGTACGTTTGAGCCAGCTATTTTGGTTTCCTGACATTCCGTGCAAAAGATAAAGAACAGGAATATCTGTGCAATCTGGTTCAGTCACCCGACTAGCATCTGGATAGAGTACGGTAACGCCCCACTCCATATCCAAAACTTCTGAGTAATACTCAATATTCATAACTGCCATGGTTGTCTCCTTTTACTATTCTATAAGAAAAAGCCGAATTTCGACTTTTTCTGTAGGTATTCTGCTTATTATTTTGCTTCCATCACGACTGGCAAGATTGCCGGGCGACGCTTGGTTTGATCAAAGAGGTACTTGGTCAGATTATCGCGAACCTTGCCTTTGAGATCTGCCCAATCAAAGTCATCACCTTGAAGATACTCTTCTACCGTTTGGTTAATCAATTCTGAACTTTCACGGAGAATATCACGGCTCTTCTTGAGGTAAACAAATCCACGCGTATGAACACGGGCCTTGGCCACAATTTTTTTCTCACGACGGTTGACAGTGATTGCCACGATAAAGATCCCATCCTCTGACAAGACCTTACGGTCACGAAGGACGACATTTCCAACATCCCCGATGGCATTTCCGTCAATCAAGACATCCCCTGCAGAAACTGCTCCAGCTGGAACAAAGTCTCCATGTTCATAAGACATGGTCGTTCCCTTTTTAGGGATGAAAACGCGTTCCGGCAACATCCCAACTGCCATGGCAGCCTTGGCATGCGCATCCAACTCACGGTACTCCCCTTGGATAGGGAAGAGGTAGTTTGGTTGCAGAAGATTGATCATCAACTGCAAATCACGCGCATTCCCGTGTCCGGATACTCGCAAGCTTTGGGTAATGAGTTTCACCACACCACCAGCTTGGTAGATCATGTTTTCAACACGCGCCATGACAGCTTCTTTGGCGATAGATGGAGTCGTTACGATATAAACTAAGTCTCCGTCTTTGATTTCCACATAGCGGTGGCGACCGATGGACATCTTACGAAGTCCATTAATAGGCTCACCCATACGGCCCGTCTCAAGGATAATCAACTCATGGTCTTCAAAACGAGACATTTCTTTAGGTTTAATCAAGAGACTTTCGTTGGCTAGAGATAATTTTTTGAGACGAATCGCAGTGCGGACGATATTTTCAATATCAAATCCAGTCAAAACAACTCTGCGACCTGTATCTGCTGCAGCATCAAAAACCTGCTGGATACGAGAAAGGTTGCTGGCAACTGCGGCAACGATGATACGACCTTCCCAGTCTGCAATGGTCTGGGTAATTTCATCCCCAACTTCACTCTCGCTCGACACCTGGATATTGCTATCAGCATTGGCTGAATCACTGAGGAGCGCCAAGACACCATCACGACCGATTTCTGCCAAACGAGCAAAATCCGTCGCATAGGATTCACTAGCTGTTTGGTCAAACTTGAAGTCCCCTGTATAAACGATGCTACCTTCAGCTGTTTTCAGGACTATTCCCAAACTTTCTGGGATGGAGTGAGTTGTACGGAAGAAGGAAACCACAGTCCCTCCAAAGTCGATCTCTGTATCTTCATCAATCACATGGAAGTCATTGAATTTCTTAACCGTATCATTTCCTTTGACAAAGAGTTTGGCCAACTCAATGGTCAACTCAGAACCAAACACAGGCACCTTAGCCTCTGCCAAAAGATAAGGCAGGGCACCAATGGCATCCGCATGTCCGTGGGTCAAAAAGACCCCTGCGATACGATCGCTATTTTCAAAAAGGTAGTCCATATTTGGAATGACGACATCAACACCTAGTTGTTCATTTTCAGGGTATTTAAGCCCCGCATCCAAAACAAAAATTGAATTGTCAATTTCAGCGATGTACATATTTTTCCCATTTTCTCGTACACCACCTAGTGTTGTTAAACTAATATTACTCATTTTTCCTCCGAAACTTCATTTATCTTGATTATAGGGTGAGTTCACCATTTTATTCTAAAAGTTCTAAAACTTCCAGCCGAATCTTTTCCTACCATTATACCATTTTTTTGATTATTTTCAAAACGAAGATAGGTTTTTAACTAGAGATTAGTCACTACTGTGAATCGAATTCTTTTACTTTGACTTCTCTTTTGGAGGCTTCATCGAAGATAATAGAACGATTGTACCATCAAAATTATGGACTTTCTGAATCAATTTGATTTCAGATACCTTTCTCGAACTCTAAATTTCTCTTTTAGTTCAAAAAAACTTGCTTTTACCTCTCGACTTGAGAACTATTTTCTACAAAGACATGGTTTATCTGCATCTAAAAGCGAGAATTTCCTGTTCGCTACAAAATCTAAAAATTTTTCAGCAATTATCCACTAAGATAGAGGATAACGTTAGGAAATTTTTTCAAAAAGAAAAAAGACTTAGAAACTCTAAATCTTTTTATCATCTTTAGTTTGGATAGATATAAGTGACGTTACCTAAAAATTCATGAGGATTAAAGAAGCCACGGTAATTTGCAATCTGCTTTTGACGTCTGTAGTTTGCTTCCAATACCTGGATAGAGTTTTCACTTTGAACATCTGTGACATAAGCAACGTGTCCATATTCACCACCATCCCAAACGGCGATTGCTCCTACTACTGGAACACTTCCTGTCCTATAACCTTGAGCGCTCGCGTAGATTGCCCACGTGTTGGCATTTCCCCACCAGTTGCTAGCCCAAGGCGCCAATTCTTTCACGCCCCATGTACACTGACCAACAGGATAAGAGTTTCCATAGTTTGTCGGAGTCTTTTCGACAACATCTTCTGTATCTGATACTTCATTGACAGTTGCGGCTGGAGCGCTGTAGGTAGAGCTAGCCTGAGCTGAACCACTCACTTGGAGAACATCTCCTGGGTGAATGGTATCAAAGATGGTTTTTCCATTCAAAGCTGCCAACTCATGCGGATCCATGCCGTTTGCAGTTGCGATGGCATAAAATGAATCACCGTCTTGGACAACGTAAGAGTTCGCATGAACCGTTTGAGCCCCAACTGTAGCTAAAATAGCGGTAGAAGTCAAACCAAGAGTCAGTTTCGTAACTGTTTTTTTCATAACTGGATTCCCCTTATATTTTCTTGATAAGAAAATCATACTTGATTTACATGTCAGTTCGTTTAGAGTTATATTTTAGTCCTGTTACAAAAATTTATACTTTTACTACATAAGGTTTAAAAGCAGACATCATATAAAGTGATAGAAGAGAATAAAAAATGAATCATTTCCCCAATTTTTACATCAGTGAACCACTCAAAAGACCGTCTTATCAACCACTCCCACATCAAGCATCTATCCGACAAAAAGAGACCGAGATCGGTCATCTCAGTCCCTTTCTATCTATTACTCCATTAAAAAATCATACATTTCTTGCACGGTACCCAGCGCCATCATTTCTTGATTTTTTACAGTTTGCTTGAGATTTTGGTAAATCTGACTATCAGCTATTTCCCTTTTCGGCGCTTCTTTATTGACTGTCATGACACCATCTTTGATCGTTACAAAGCCCAGTTCCTCAAATACTTGGATCATCTTGACCAGCAAGATTTGTTGGATATTGAGATAAACCGCCAAATCTTTGAGCTTGTAGCGAATATCAAACTCTGGGAACTGGTAAATGGTCTTGTACAATTTTGCAAACTGCTCTCTAGTTCCATAACCTGTCAGATAGTAGGCCTTGTCAATGTCATTTTTGAAATAGACAGCAGAGAAATGCTGTTCCTGAAAAATGGCCTTCAGCAAGGTAATATCCTCAGGAATGTTTTTCACAACAACCGCGTCGCTGGTCGCTAGATCTGGCACCTCTCCAGAGAAATCCAAGACTGGAATTCCCTCTGGCAAGACTGCATTCTTCCCACGAATGTTAAAGAGTTGAACGCCTTCCACACGCGCATCCACCATCATCAACTGGAGGGCAGTTTGGCCATTCCATTGATTGACAGACAGGGTGACTGCCAATTCTAAGTTTTTGGTTTGAGCAAACTCTGTTGCCCATCTACCTTGTCCAAAGGCCACCACTTCAAAGCTCGCCTCACCCTTGGAAATTTTTAGTTTGAGGTGGGCATTGCCTGCTCCCATAGTACGGGCACTTTCGACATGAAAATCCTTGATATAAAAGACAGGTTTCTGATTATCCATCCCAAAGGGTGCCAAGCGTTCAAAGCTTTTAACCGTTTCTAAACTAAGAGTCTCCAAATCCAACTCTTCATCTAGATTTAACTTATTCTTGCCACCAGCATCTGCACCCTTTTCACGGACATAGTCTTCTAAAACCTGAGATAAATCTGAAAGTTTCTCAACTTCCAGCGTCATTCCAGCTGCACCAGCATGGCCGCCAAAGGCGATAAAGAGGTCTCGATGGGGATCCAGAGCTTCAAAAATATCGACCGCTTCCACACTACGAGCACTACCCTTGGCGCGACCTTCTTCTATATTAAGAACGATGACTGTCTGCCCTAGTTCTTCCAACAAACGACCAGCAACGATACCCAGAACGCCAGGATTCCAGCCTTCCTTGGCCAAAACCTGGACCTTCTTCTCAGGATCCACCATGGTCTTAGCTTCTTCGTAGATTGACTGAACGATTTCCTTGCGCTCTTCGTTTTTCTGGTGAATCATGAGGGCAATCTCATGCGCTTCCTCATCGTCAAATCCAGTCAACAAATCAATGGCGGGATTAGGATCGTCCAAGCGCCCCAAGGCATTTAAACGAGGGGCAATCTGAAATCCAACCGTTTCTTCTGTCACTTCATTCGCAGCAATCCCAGCCATGTCTAGCATTTCTTGTAGACCGATGCGCTGAGTATGTCCCAACATTTCCAGACCATATTGAACCAAAATACGGTTTTCATCCGTCAAACTTACCATATCCGCAATGGTACCGATAGCGACCAAATCAAGCAATTCCACTTGCACTTCTTCTAAAAGAGCGCAAGCCAGCTTGAAAGCCACTCCGCAACCAGCCAACTGTTTAAAAGGATAGTCCGCATCTGGATGCTCGGGATGAACAATCGCATAAGCATCTGGCAAGGTTTCCGGCATGGAATGGTGGTCGGTCACAATGACATCTACTCCCATAGACTGAGCTAGTTCAATAGCCTCGTGACCTGCAACCCCATTGTCCACTGTCACAATCAAGGAAATTCCCTCTTGCTCGATAAAGTATTTATAGACACTGGCATTAGGGCCATAGCCATCTGTAAAGCGATTGGGCAGGTAAACACGGCACTCGGCGCCAAGCTGTTCCAAACTTTCCTTAACAATAGAGGCCGAAGTCATACCATCCGCATCATAGTCTCCATAGATGAGGATGTTTTCCCCTTCTTCAATGGCCTGACGAATCCGCTCCACTGCCTTGTCCATATCATGGAGCAGATAGGGATCGTGCAAGTCTTCCAAAGAAGGTTCTAAGAACTTCTTTAGACTTTCTTCGTTCTGAATCCCTCTTTCAAATAATAACCGAGCCACCTCAGGACCCAGTCCAGCCTTCTTGGCTATCTTTGTAAAATCCGCATCTTCAACCTGCGGGGCAAACTGCCATTCATAAGTAGGAGTTATCAAAAAAACATCCACTCTTTCTAAGAATTCTATCGTTTCATTATAACATGATTTAGGCATTTTCTCTATCCAGATTGCTTTTTTATAATATTTTAGTGAATTTTTTTCAGATATGATTTGACAAGAACATTCTTTTGTTGTAGAATCATGTTATAAAATCTAACACAAAGGAGATCTCTCATGGCTTTAGTAGAATTTAAAAACGTCGAAAAATATTACGGAGACTACCACGCACTCCGCGACATCAATCTCCGTTTTGAAAAAGGACAAGTTGTTGTCCTGCTTGGACCTTCCGGTTCTGGGAAGTCCACTCTTATCCGAACGATTAATGGTTTAGAGGCTGTTGACAAAGGAAGTCTCCTAGTCAATGGACATCAAGTAGCAGGTGCCAGTCAGAAAGATCTAGTTCCTCTCCGTAAGGAAGTGGGCATGGTTTTTCAACATTTTAACCTTTATCCACACAAAACAGTGTTAGAAAATGTAACACTTGCACCCATTAAAGTTCTAGGAATTGATAAAAAAGAAGCTGAAAAAACAGCCCAAAAATATCTGGAATTTGTAAATATGTGGGACAAGAAAGATTCCTATCCGGCCATGCTATCTGGTGGACAAAAACAGCGGATCGCCATTGCTCGTGGTCTTGCCATGCATCCGGAGCTCCTCCTCTTTGATGAGCCAACATCTGCCCTTGACCCTGAAACCATCGGCGATGTACTTGCAGTTATGCAAAAACTGGCACATGACGGGATGAATATGATCATCGTTACCCACGAAATGGGATTTGCCCGAGAAGTTGCGGACCGCATTATCTTTATGGCCGACGGAGAGGTTTTAGTAGACACGACAGATGTCGATGACTTTTTTGACAATCCAAGCGAACCTCGTGCCCAACAATTCCTCAGCAAAATTATCAACCACGAAAGTGACAAAGTCAAATAAGGAGGCGCCTATGAAAAAGAAACTCTTTTTATCAGCATTATTGATTAGCCTTTTCGGTCTTGCTGCTGCTAAACCAGTTCAGGCTGATACCAGTGTCGCAGACATTCAAAAAAGAGGCGAACTAGTTGTCGGTGTCAAACAAGACGTTCCTAATTTTGGCTACAAAGACCCCAAGACAGGGACTTATTCTGGTATCGAAACAGACCTGGCCAAGATGATTGCAGATGAACTCAAGGTCAAGATTCGCTATGTGCCTGTTACCGCTCAAACCCGCGGTCCACTACTAGACAACGAACAGGTCGACATGGATATCGCAACCTTCACCATCACAGACGAACGTAAAAAACTCTATAACTTTACCAGTCCCTACTATACGGACGCTTCTGGCTTTTTGGTCAACAAATCTGCCAACATTAAAAGCATTGAAGATCTAAACGGCAAAACCATCGGAGTTGCCCAAGGTTCCATTACCCAACGCTTGATTACTGAACTAGGTAAAAAGAAAGGCCTAACCTTTAAATTCGTCGAACTTGGTTCCTACCCAGAATTGATTACTTCCCTTCATGCTCACCGTATTGATGCCTTTTCCGTGGACCGCTCTATCCTATCTGGCTATATCAGCAAACGGACAGAACTACTAGATGATAGTTTCAAGCCATCTGACTACGGTATCGTTACGAAAAAGTCAAACACTGAGCTAAACGACTATCTTGATACCTTGGTCACTAAATGGAGCAAGGATGGTAGTTTGCAGAAGCTCTATGACCGATACAAGCTCAAACCATCAAGCCATACCGCAGATTAAGGAGGACACACCATGACAGATTTATCATCTTGGACATCCTATTTTCAGGATTTTGGACAATTTTTCAATGGTTTCCTCTTCACCCTTGCCCTAGCAATCGGATCCTTTATCCTCGCCATGGTTTTAGGCATCTTCTTTGGAGCCATGTCAACCAGCAAACGCCCATTCTTGCGTGTTTTGGCTCGTATCTTTGTCGAATTTTACCAAAATACTCCCCTCTTGGTGCAGTTTGTCATCGTCTTCTATGGTTTGCCTCTTATCAGTGAACACACCATCATGATTCCGATTTATTGGACAGCTGTACTTTGTGTGGGACTCTATCACGGCGCTTATATTGCTGAGGTTATTCGTTCAGGGATTCAGTCTATTCCTAGCGGTCAGATGGAGGCCGCCTTGTCCCAAGGTTTTACCTATATCAGTGCCATGCGCTTGATTATCTTGCCTCAGGCCTTCCGTATCATTCTCCCTCCATTGACCAACCAAATCGTTAACCTCATCAAGAACACCTCTACCGTAGCTATCATCTCTGGAGTAGACTTGATGTTTGTGACTAAGTCTTGGTCGGCTCTCAACGGAAACTATATCCCAGCCTTTTTAGGCGCTGCTCTTCTCTACTTTGCCCTATGCTTCCCTGTTGCCCAGTTTGGTCGCAAGATGGAGCAAGCCAACAAAAAAGCCTATTCACTTTAGGAGGTTACTATGGAATCTATTTTAGAAGTTTTGA
Proteins encoded in this window:
- a CDS encoding alpha/beta hydrolase, which produces MAVMNIEYYSEVLDMEWGVTVLYPDASRVTEPDCTDIPVLYLLHGMSGNQNSWLKRTNVERLLRGTNLIVIMPNTSNGWYTDTQYGYNYYTALAEELPQVMKRFFPNMTSKREKTFIAGLSMGGYGSFKLALATNRFSHAASFSGALSFQEFSPESQDLGSLAYWRGVFGEIKDWTASPHSLESMAAESDQKTKLWAWCGEQDYLYSANNLAVKNLKKLGFEVTYSHSPGKHEWYYWEKQLERFLATLPIDFVLEERLS
- a CDS encoding ribonuclease J, whose translation is MSNISLTTLGGVRENGKNMYIAEIDNSIFVLDAGLKYPENEQLGVDVVIPNMDYLFENSDRIAGVFLTHGHADAIGALPYLLAEAKVPVFGSELTIELAKLFVKGNDTVKKFNDFHVIDEDTEIDFGGTVVSFFRTTHSIPESLGIVLKTAEGSIVYTGDFKFDQTASESYATDFARLAEIGRDGVLALLSDSANADSNIQVSSESEVGDEITQTIADWEGRIIVAAVASNLSRIQQVFDAAADTGRRVVLTGFDIENIVRTAIRLKKLSLANESLLIKPKEMSRFEDHELIILETGRMGEPINGLRKMSIGRHRYVEIKDGDLVYIVTTPSIAKEAVMARVENMIYQAGGVVKLITQSLRVSGHGNARDLQLMINLLQPNYLFPIQGEYRELDAHAKAAMAVGMLPERVFIPKKGTTMSYEHGDFVPAGAVSAGDVLIDGNAIGDVGNVVLRDRKVLSEDGIFIVAITVNRREKKIVAKARVHTRGFVYLKKSRDILRESSELINQTVEEYLQGDDFDWADLKGKVRDNLTKYLFDQTKRRPAILPVVMEAK
- a CDS encoding COG3942 and LysM peptidoglycan-binding domain-containing protein codes for the protein MKKTVTKLTLGLTSTAILATVGAQTVHANSYVVQDGDSFYAIATANGMDPHELAALNGKTIFDTIHPGDVLQVSGSAQASSTYSAPAATVNEVSDTEDVVEKTPTNYGNSYPVGQCTWGVKELAPWASNWWGNANTWAIYASAQGYRTGSVPVVGAIAVWDGGEYGHVAYVTDVQSENSIQVLEANYRRQKQIANYRGFFNPHEFLGNVTYIYPN
- a CDS encoding transporter substrate-binding domain-containing protein, which produces MKKKLFLSALLISLFGLAAAKPVQADTSVADIQKRGELVVGVKQDVPNFGYKDPKTGTYSGIETDLAKMIADELKVKIRYVPVTAQTRGPLLDNEQVDMDIATFTITDERKKLYNFTSPYYTDASGFLVNKSANIKSIEDLNGKTIGVAQGSITQRLITELGKKKGLTFKFVELGSYPELITSLHAHRIDAFSVDRSILSGYISKRTELLDDSFKPSDYGIVTKKSNTELNDYLDTLVTKWSKDGSLQKLYDRYKLKPSSHTAD
- the recJ gene encoding single-stranded-DNA-specific exonuclease RecJ yields the protein MITPTYEWQFAPQVEDADFTKIAKKAGLGPEVARLLFERGIQNEESLKKFLEPSLEDLHDPYLLHDMDKAVERIRQAIEEGENILIYGDYDADGMTSASIVKESLEQLGAECRVYLPNRFTDGYGPNASVYKYFIEQEGISLIVTVDNGVAGHEAIELAQSMGVDVIVTDHHSMPETLPDAYAIVHPEHPDADYPFKQLAGCGVAFKLACALLEEVQVELLDLVAIGTIADMVSLTDENRILVQYGLEMLGHTQRIGLQEMLDMAGIAANEVTEETVGFQIAPRLNALGRLDDPNPAIDLLTGFDDEEAHEIALMIHQKNEERKEIVQSIYEEAKTMVDPEKKVQVLAKEGWNPGVLGIVAGRLLEELGQTVIVLNIEEGRAKGSARSVEAVDIFEALDPHRDLFIAFGGHAGAAGMTLEVEKLSDLSQVLEDYVREKGADAGGKNKLNLDEELDLETLSLETVKSFERLAPFGMDNQKPVFYIKDFHVESARTMGAGNAHLKLKISKGEASFEVVAFGQGRWATEFAQTKNLELAVTLSVNQWNGQTALQLMMVDARVEGVQLFNIRGKNAVLPEGIPVLDFSGEVPDLATSDAVVVKNIPEDITLLKAIFQEQHFSAVYFKNDIDKAYYLTGYGTREQFAKLYKTIYQFPEFDIRYKLKDLAVYLNIQQILLVKMIQVFEELGFVTIKDGVMTVNKEAPKREIADSQIYQNLKQTVKNQEMMALGTVQEMYDFLME
- a CDS encoding M57 family metalloprotease, with product MFWIIRLFFRFLLGIWRFFWRLVWTVVILLLIAFGVVWYLTGDFHSAVNQVEKMSKIGQGGWNQWKETGTLEVLSQTDSHQHAEGKWAQASARIYIEPQMDETFQGAYAEAIKNWNQTGAFTFEVVADPSQADIVASEMNDGSTAVAGQAESQTNLLTNQFISVTVRLNHYYLSNPNYGYSYERIVHTAEHELGHAIGLDHTNETSVMQPAGSYYGIQPQDVTAVQELYTSSD
- a CDS encoding amino acid ABC transporter permease, which translates into the protein MTDLSSWTSYFQDFGQFFNGFLFTLALAIGSFILAMVLGIFFGAMSTSKRPFLRVLARIFVEFYQNTPLLVQFVIVFYGLPLISEHTIMIPIYWTAVLCVGLYHGAYIAEVIRSGIQSIPSGQMEAALSQGFTYISAMRLIILPQAFRIILPPLTNQIVNLIKNTSTVAIISGVDLMFVTKSWSALNGNYIPAFLGAALLYFALCFPVAQFGRKMEQANKKAYSL
- a CDS encoding amino acid ABC transporter ATP-binding protein, producing the protein MALVEFKNVEKYYGDYHALRDINLRFEKGQVVVLLGPSGSGKSTLIRTINGLEAVDKGSLLVNGHQVAGASQKDLVPLRKEVGMVFQHFNLYPHKTVLENVTLAPIKVLGIDKKEAEKTAQKYLEFVNMWDKKDSYPAMLSGGQKQRIAIARGLAMHPELLLFDEPTSALDPETIGDVLAVMQKLAHDGMNMIIVTHEMGFAREVADRIIFMADGEVLVDTTDVDDFFDNPSEPRAQQFLSKIINHESDKVK